A single window of Paracoccus albus DNA harbors:
- a CDS encoding GNAT family N-acetyltransferase yields MAEYDFRAVTGNDLTMLSGWLGQLQVSRWWPNGPDQIKGIREHIADPSVSPMIVSLDDEPIAYVQHYRARRWPAPQFGHLPYDTIALDLFSGPKGFGHGGAWLRQLGDSLLADVSMLAIDPTTDNVAAVRAYRKAGFDGDVIRPDADGKPVLVMTRRR; encoded by the coding sequence ATGGCTGAGTATGATTTCCGCGCCGTCACGGGCAATGATCTGACCATGCTTTCGGGCTGGCTTGGCCAGTTACAGGTCAGCCGCTGGTGGCCGAACGGGCCGGACCAGATAAAGGGCATACGCGAACATATCGCCGATCCGTCAGTTTCGCCGATGATCGTCAGCCTAGATGACGAACCCATCGCATATGTCCAGCACTACCGCGCACGCCGCTGGCCGGCACCGCAATTCGGCCATCTGCCGTATGACACCATTGCGCTCGACCTTTTCAGCGGGCCGAAAGGTTTCGGTCACGGCGGCGCGTGGCTGCGCCAGCTTGGCGACAGCCTGCTGGCGGATGTCTCGATGCTGGCCATCGACCCGACAACAGATAATGTCGCCGCCGTCCGCGCCTATCGCAAGGCAGGCTTTGACGGCGACGTCATCCGGCCCGATGCCGATGGCAAGCCTGTGCTGGTGATGACGCGCCGACGATAA
- a CDS encoding protein-disulfide reductase DsbD domain-containing protein, translating to MKLLPVLILITALPAAAQDLPQGLQSARLMPGWMTEDGQRTAALELVLEPGWKTYWRSPGDAGLPPEFDWKGSNIGKVTFHWPAPEVIVSDGIRTLGYHDRLVLPFTVEPEQGGEPIGISADVTFGLCENICIPASLELFAPAAGAVPDPAIQAAMDAAPALVNRKPACEIGEIEDGMSVTLSTPEPGAELAVEYGGAPDIWVSAPEFNAERSEVTVDLVAPGGKPFPVDPAAVVLTVLGQDGATEFRGCAAG from the coding sequence ATGAAACTCTTGCCTGTCCTGATTTTGATCACCGCCCTGCCCGCCGCCGCGCAAGACCTTCCCCAAGGCTTGCAATCTGCCCGCCTGATGCCCGGATGGATGACAGAGGACGGGCAAAGGACCGCCGCTCTGGAACTGGTGCTGGAGCCTGGGTGGAAGACCTATTGGCGCAGCCCCGGTGATGCCGGCCTGCCGCCGGAATTCGACTGGAAGGGCAGCAATATCGGGAAGGTGACGTTCCATTGGCCTGCGCCGGAGGTGATCGTGTCGGACGGCATTCGGACGCTGGGATACCATGACCGTCTGGTGCTGCCCTTCACGGTCGAGCCAGAGCAGGGCGGCGAGCCTATCGGCATTTCTGCCGATGTCACATTCGGCTTGTGTGAGAATATCTGTATCCCCGCATCTCTGGAACTTTTCGCGCCCGCAGCAGGCGCTGTGCCCGACCCCGCAATTCAGGCGGCCATGGATGCCGCGCCCGCGCTTGTGAACCGGAAGCCTGCCTGCGAGATTGGCGAGATCGAGGACGGGATGAGCGTCACGCTAAGCACACCCGAACCCGGCGCGGAACTGGCCGTCGAATATGGCGGCGCGCCGGATATCTGGGTGTCAGCGCCAGAGTTCAACGCTGAGCGCTCCGAAGTAACGGTCGATCTGGTCGCGCCAGGCGGCAAGCCGTTCCCGGTCGATCCCGCTGCCGTGGTCCTGACCGTGCTTGGGCAGGATGGCGCAACCGAATTTCGTGGTTGCGCCGCAGGCTAG
- the argF gene encoding ornithine carbamoyltransferase produces MKHFLDIHTTDKAELRSIIDNARAMKTARNGRPKGTPDDDQPLAGRMVALIFEKPSTRTRVSFDVGVRQLGGQTMVLSGKEMQLGHGETIADTARVLSRYVDLIMIRTFEEATLHEMAEYATVPVINGLTNRTHPCQIMADVLTYEEHRGPIDGKKVVWSGDGNNVCASFLHAAGQFGFDFTFTGPQTLDPEREWLDFARQQGVSAEIERDPSKAVDGADLVVTDTWVSMHDPESAKERRHNQLRGYQVNEELMAKAKPDALFMHCLPAHRNDEATSAVMDGPHSVIFDEAENRLHAQKAIMRWCLGV; encoded by the coding sequence ATGAAGCACTTTCTTGATATTCACACCACGGATAAGGCCGAACTCAGATCCATCATCGACAATGCACGCGCGATGAAAACGGCCCGCAATGGCCGGCCAAAGGGAACGCCGGATGACGACCAGCCGCTTGCCGGGCGCATGGTGGCGCTGATCTTTGAAAAGCCGTCGACCCGCACGCGTGTCAGCTTTGACGTCGGCGTCCGCCAGCTGGGCGGTCAGACAATGGTTCTGTCCGGCAAGGAAATGCAGCTTGGCCATGGCGAAACGATTGCCGATACCGCGCGCGTTCTCAGCCGTTACGTCGATCTGATCATGATCCGCACCTTTGAAGAGGCGACGCTGCACGAAATGGCGGAATATGCGACGGTTCCGGTCATCAACGGGCTGACCAACCGCACCCATCCCTGCCAGATCATGGCCGATGTGCTGACATATGAGGAACATCGCGGTCCCATCGACGGCAAGAAAGTCGTCTGGTCGGGCGATGGAAACAATGTCTGTGCATCCTTCCTTCACGCGGCGGGCCAGTTCGGCTTCGACTTCACCTTTACGGGCCCCCAAACCCTCGACCCAGAGCGTGAGTGGCTGGACTTCGCGCGTCAGCAGGGCGTGAGCGCCGAGATTGAGCGGGATCCGAGCAAAGCCGTTGACGGTGCCGATCTGGTCGTGACTGACACATGGGTCAGTATGCACGATCCCGAATCCGCGAAAGAGCGTCGGCATAACCAGCTTCGCGGCTATCAGGTCAATGAAGAGCTTATGGCGAAGGCTAAGCCGGATGCCTTGTTCATGCATTGCCTGCCTGCCCATCGCAATGATGAGGCGACGAGTGCGGTGATGGATGGCCCGCACTCTGTCATTTTCGATGAGGCCGAAAACCGGCTTCACGCGCAAAAGGCGATCATGCGGTGGTGCCTTGGCGTCTGA
- a CDS encoding VOC family protein, with the protein MSHLALITLVIDDYDRAIDWFRRALNFDLVEDSPSLTDDGRPKRWVVVAPKGGGCAILLARANGERQQGFIGNQTGGRVGFFLHSDDYDADHARMLAEGVHFEETPRETEYGRVAKFRDLWGNRWDLWQRK; encoded by the coding sequence ATGAGCCATCTTGCCCTGATCACCCTTGTCATCGACGATTATGACCGTGCGATCGATTGGTTCCGGCGAGCTCTGAATTTCGATCTGGTCGAGGACAGCCCTTCGCTGACCGATGACGGGCGTCCGAAACGCTGGGTCGTCGTCGCGCCGAAGGGTGGGGGCTGTGCCATTCTTCTGGCCCGTGCCAATGGGGAAAGGCAGCAGGGTTTTATCGGTAATCAGACCGGCGGGCGCGTCGGGTTCTTCCTGCACTCTGATGATTACGACGCGGATCACGCCCGTATGCTGGCCGAAGGCGTGCATTTCGAAGAAACCCCGCGCGAGACCGAATATGGCCGTGTCGCGAAGTTCCGCGACCTCTGGGGCAATCGCTGGGATCTCTGGCAGCGAAAATAG
- a CDS encoding GcrA family cell cycle regulator, translating into MSWTDERVETLKRMWSEGQSASQIAKELGGVTRNAVIGKVHRLGLSNRDEPEAEASTSAPKAEPAKAEAKAKPAPKAKPAPKAEPAKAEAKPAPAEPEPSTQSAEPPATVSFSNRRPIVPAGQPLPPQPSANEISPEALANVREVEKKARKLSLMELTERTCKWPIGDPATERFWFCGLPSQAGKPYCEAHVGVAFQPMSSRRDRRR; encoded by the coding sequence ATGTCCTGGACCGACGAACGGGTCGAAACGCTGAAGCGGATGTGGTCCGAAGGCCAGTCCGCCAGCCAGATCGCGAAAGAGCTGGGCGGCGTCACGCGCAATGCGGTGATCGGCAAGGTTCACCGCCTCGGCCTGTCCAACCGGGATGAGCCGGAGGCAGAGGCATCGACTTCTGCACCGAAGGCAGAACCGGCAAAAGCCGAGGCCAAGGCCAAGCCCGCGCCAAAGGCGAAACCTGCGCCCAAGGCAGAACCAGCAAAGGCCGAGGCCAAGCCCGCCCCGGCAGAGCCGGAGCCATCGACCCAATCGGCAGAACCGCCTGCAACGGTCTCTTTCTCTAACCGGCGGCCTATCGTGCCAGCGGGCCAGCCGCTGCCGCCGCAGCCTTCCGCGAATGAAATCAGCCCGGAAGCTTTGGCCAATGTGCGCGAGGTCGAGAAGAAGGCCCGTAAGCTGTCGCTGATGGAACTGACCGAACGCACCTGCAAATGGCCGATCGGCGATCCGGCAACCGAAAGGTTCTGGTTCTGCGGCTTGCCCAGCCAGGCAGGCAAACCCTATTGCGAGGCCCATGTCGGCGTTGCGTTTCAGCCCATGAGCTCGCGCCGCGACCGCCGGCGCTGA
- a CDS encoding L-threonylcarbamoyladenylate synthase has product MQVETRLLTPEAEHLAYAAMRLAQGHLVAMPTETVYGLAANARNADAVARIYEVKGRPSFNPLIVHAPDLPTAETIGIFNNQAKQLATTFWPGALTLVVPLLPESGIASIVTAGLDTIAIRVPAHPVAQDLLHAFGGVVAAPSANLSGRISPTTAAHVMGGLDGKIAAVIDAGPCEVGVESTIIGWQAGRPVLLRPGGIPIEAISDSLGQAVTLPAANMDPSRPAAPGMLSSHYAPQASVRLNAKAAEDGEFLIGFGAVTGDITLSATGDMVEAAAKLFDTLHRADETGRPIAIAAVPSNGLGRAINDRLRRAAAPR; this is encoded by the coding sequence ATGCAAGTCGAAACCCGCCTGCTCACCCCCGAAGCTGAACATCTGGCTTATGCAGCGATGAGGCTTGCGCAGGGCCACCTGGTCGCCATGCCGACAGAAACGGTCTACGGGTTGGCTGCGAATGCCCGCAATGCGGACGCTGTCGCAAGAATTTATGAGGTCAAGGGCAGGCCAAGCTTTAACCCTCTGATCGTTCACGCGCCGGACCTGCCAACGGCCGAAACCATCGGAATTTTCAATAATCAGGCAAAACAACTTGCCACCACATTCTGGCCGGGCGCGTTGACATTGGTTGTCCCGCTGCTGCCGGAATCGGGGATCGCGTCAATCGTGACGGCGGGGCTGGATACGATTGCGATACGCGTGCCCGCCCATCCGGTTGCGCAGGATCTGCTGCACGCATTTGGCGGGGTTGTCGCGGCCCCGTCAGCGAATCTGTCGGGCCGGATCAGCCCGACCACAGCGGCGCATGTGATGGGTGGTCTGGATGGAAAGATCGCCGCCGTGATTGATGCCGGACCATGCGAAGTGGGTGTCGAATCGACGATCATCGGCTGGCAGGCGGGCCGCCCGGTCCTGCTGCGCCCCGGCGGCATCCCTATCGAGGCGATTTCCGACAGTCTCGGGCAGGCAGTGACCCTGCCCGCCGCGAATATGGACCCGAGCAGACCGGCAGCGCCCGGCATGTTGTCCAGCCATTACGCCCCGCAAGCTTCGGTCAGGCTGAACGCCAAGGCGGCTGAAGACGGTGAATTCCTGATCGGCTTCGGTGCGGTCACCGGAGACATCACCCTGTCCGCCACGGGTGATATGGTCGAGGCCGCGGCGAAGCTTTTCGACACCCTTCACCGAGCTGACGAAACCGGCAGACCCATTGCCATCGCGGCTGTGCCGTCCAACGGTCTGGGCCGCGCCATAAACGACCGCCTGCGCAGGGCAGCCGCGCCGCGCTAG
- a CDS encoding ABC transporter permease, giving the protein MTESDTISRQPMGSRRFGRINWLGLYTLSRREIMRFMAVWQQTIFAPLMTAGLFVIVFSVALGRGDREIMGLPYLAFLGPGILMMSVIQNSFANTSSSIVSSKMQGNIVDTLMPPLSGGEILAGYLIGAVARAGLVAVVIGAGMALLLGQLPEHPVIAVAFVVLGALLMGGLGLLGGILAQKFDQMAAISNFIVTPLSFLSGTFYSIEALPPFFRAISHANPIFYLIDGARFGFTGVSDASPVLGFVVCLLVVIAVCTLAWWLLRSGYRLKP; this is encoded by the coding sequence ATGACTGAATCTGACACGATTTCCCGCCAACCCATGGGTTCCCGCCGATTCGGGCGGATAAACTGGCTGGGTCTGTACACCTTGTCCCGCCGCGAGATCATGCGATTCATGGCCGTCTGGCAGCAAACGATCTTTGCGCCCTTGATGACGGCGGGGCTGTTTGTCATCGTTTTCAGCGTCGCCCTCGGGCGAGGCGACAGAGAGATCATGGGCCTGCCCTATCTCGCCTTTCTTGGCCCCGGCATTCTGATGATGTCGGTCATCCAGAACAGTTTTGCCAACACGTCGTCCAGCATCGTTTCGTCGAAAATGCAGGGCAATATCGTCGACACGCTGATGCCGCCCCTTTCGGGCGGAGAGATTTTGGCAGGTTACCTGATTGGTGCCGTCGCCCGTGCGGGACTTGTCGCCGTGGTCATCGGCGCGGGCATGGCGCTGCTGTTGGGTCAGCTTCCCGAACATCCCGTAATTGCGGTGGCTTTCGTTGTCCTTGGTGCACTCCTCATGGGCGGGCTGGGTCTGCTGGGTGGCATCCTCGCGCAGAAATTCGACCAGATGGCGGCGATTTCCAATTTCATCGTGACACCGCTCAGCTTCCTTTCCGGCACATTCTACTCGATCGAGGCGCTGCCACCCTTTTTTCGCGCGATCAGCCATGCCAACCCGATCTTCTATCTGATAGACGGTGCCCGCTTCGGATTCACAGGCGTCAGCGATGCAAGCCCGGTCTTGGGCTTCGTGGTCTGCCTGCTGGTCGTCATCGCGGTCTGTACACTGGCGTGGTGGCTTCTGCGCAGTGGATACCGGTTGAAACCATGA
- a CDS encoding NADP-dependent malic enzyme, giving the protein MTDNKPRTARITPEEALSYHMDPRPGKFDVVPSTPMATQRDLSLAYSPGVAVPVEAIAERPETAYDYTTKGNLVAVVSNGTAILGLGNLGALASKPVMEGKAVLFKRFADVNAIDIELDTEDPDEIIQAVRLMGPTFGGVNLEDIKAPECFIIEQRLKELMDIPVFHDDQHGTAVICAAGLINALELSGKKIEDVRIVLNGAGAAGIACLELLKAMGARHDNCIMCDTKGVIWQGRTEGMNQWKSAHAAVTDARTLEEAMKGADVFLGVSAKGAVTQAMVESMAENPVIFAMANPDPEITPEDAHEVRPDAIVATGRSDYPNQVNNVLGFPYLFRGALDIHARAINDEMKIACAQALAELAREDVPDEVAVAYGRKLQFGRDYIIPTPFDPRLIHVVPPAVAKAGMDTGVARRPIIDMETYRDALQARMDPTAAILQGIHARARQRQARMIFAEGDDPRVLRAAVAWQRGGMGASIVVGREDDVRKKLEAAGLGDAVRELTVVNAANTRHLDAYHDFLYARLQRKGVDREDAHKEVNRDRHIFASLMLAHGHGDGLVTGATRKNAHVLSQIGQVFDVRPQDGTVGITAVLHKGRIVLIGDTLVHEWPEAEDLADIAVRGAHVARHLGLEPRVAFLSFSNFGYPISERAEKMAEATHVLDRRGVDFEYEGEMTVDVALNMDQAAKFPFSRLSAPANVLVVPARHSASISVKLMQEMAGATVIGPILTGVAKPIQICSTSSTVSDILNMAAIAAGRLGQAR; this is encoded by the coding sequence ATGACCGACAACAAGCCCCGCACCGCCCGCATTACGCCGGAAGAGGCGCTTTCCTATCACATGGACCCCCGGCCGGGGAAATTCGACGTCGTGCCTTCGACCCCGATGGCGACGCAGCGCGATCTTTCGCTGGCCTATTCGCCGGGCGTCGCAGTCCCGGTCGAGGCGATCGCCGAACGACCCGAGACAGCCTATGACTATACGACGAAGGGGAACCTCGTCGCTGTCGTCTCTAACGGGACGGCGATTCTTGGGCTTGGTAATCTGGGGGCGCTTGCGTCGAAGCCGGTCATGGAAGGCAAGGCGGTTCTGTTCAAACGCTTTGCCGACGTGAATGCCATCGACATCGAACTGGATACCGAAGACCCCGACGAGATCATTCAGGCCGTTCGCCTGATGGGGCCAACCTTCGGCGGCGTGAACCTTGAAGATATCAAGGCACCGGAATGCTTCATTATCGAGCAGCGCCTGAAAGAGCTGATGGACATCCCCGTCTTTCATGACGACCAGCACGGCACCGCGGTGATCTGCGCGGCGGGGCTGATCAACGCGCTCGAACTTTCCGGTAAGAAGATCGAGGATGTGCGCATCGTCCTGAACGGTGCGGGTGCGGCCGGCATCGCATGCCTGGAACTGCTGAAGGCGATGGGTGCGCGGCACGACAATTGCATCATGTGCGACACCAAGGGCGTGATCTGGCAGGGCCGGACAGAGGGCATGAACCAGTGGAAATCGGCCCATGCGGCCGTGACGGATGCCCGAACGCTGGAAGAGGCGATGAAGGGTGCTGACGTGTTTCTTGGCGTTTCGGCCAAAGGTGCGGTGACGCAGGCGATGGTGGAAAGCATGGCCGAAAACCCGGTCATCTTCGCCATGGCCAACCCCGATCCGGAAATCACCCCAGAGGATGCGCATGAGGTCCGTCCCGACGCCATCGTGGCGACGGGCCGCAGCGATTATCCCAATCAGGTGAATAACGTCCTTGGTTTCCCCTATCTGTTCCGGGGTGCCCTGGACATTCATGCCCGCGCCATCAACGACGAGATGAAGATCGCCTGTGCGCAGGCACTCGCGGAACTGGCAAGAGAGGATGTGCCGGATGAAGTCGCCGTCGCCTATGGGCGCAAGCTGCAATTCGGCCGCGACTATATCATCCCCACGCCATTTGATCCCCGTCTGATCCATGTCGTGCCGCCCGCCGTTGCCAAAGCCGGGATGGATACCGGCGTGGCGCGGCGGCCCATCATCGACATGGAAACCTATCGCGACGCGCTACAGGCCCGCATGGACCCGACGGCGGCAATTCTTCAGGGCATTCACGCCCGCGCAAGGCAGCGACAGGCGCGGATGATCTTCGCTGAAGGCGACGATCCGCGTGTTCTGCGTGCGGCCGTGGCCTGGCAGCGGGGCGGCATGGGCGCGTCCATCGTGGTGGGTCGCGAGGACGATGTGCGCAAGAAGCTGGAAGCAGCCGGGTTGGGCGATGCCGTGCGCGAACTGACGGTCGTGAACGCGGCCAATACGCGGCACCTCGATGCCTATCATGATTTCCTTTACGCTAGGTTGCAGCGCAAGGGCGTCGACCGCGAGGACGCGCATAAAGAGGTCAACCGCGACCGTCACATTTTTGCCTCGCTGATGCTGGCGCATGGGCATGGCGACGGGCTGGTGACGGGTGCGACACGCAAGAACGCGCATGTGCTGTCCCAGATCGGGCAGGTTTTCGATGTGCGCCCTCAGGACGGGACGGTCGGCATTACGGCTGTCCTGCACAAGGGCCGGATCGTGCTGATCGGCGATACTCTGGTTCATGAATGGCCCGAGGCCGAGGATCTGGCCGATATCGCCGTGCGTGGTGCCCATGTCGCCCGCCATCTGGGGCTGGAGCCTCGCGTGGCCTTCCTGTCCTTCTCGAATTTCGGCTATCCGATTTCGGAACGGGCCGAGAAAATGGCAGAGGCGACCCATGTCCTCGACCGGCGCGGCGTCGATTTCGAATATGAGGGCGAAATGACGGTCGATGTCGCGCTGAATATGGATCAGGCGGCGAAGTTCCCGTTCTCTCGGCTGAGCGCGCCGGCGAATGTGCTTGTTGTGCCTGCGCGGCATTCTGCCTCTATCTCTGTCAAGCTGATGCAGGAAATGGCAGGCGCAACGGTGATCGGCCCGATTCTGACCGGGGTGGCCAAGCCGATCCAGATCTGCTCGACCTCTTCGACTGTCAGCGACATTCTGAATATGGCGGCCATTGCCGCAGGTCGGTTGGGTCAGGCGCGCTGA
- a CDS encoding sulfurtransferase TusA family protein, which produces MTEIDEIEIDGRGLLCPLPVLRLRKVLTGLPAGSRVTLIATDKMAAVDVPHFCTQAGHELLSVTERDGETRYEVMRGDAYACRADDQRA; this is translated from the coding sequence ATGACCGAAATCGACGAGATCGAGATTGACGGGCGCGGGCTGTTGTGCCCCCTGCCCGTCCTGCGATTGCGTAAAGTCCTGACGGGGCTGCCCGCAGGCAGCCGTGTTACCCTGATCGCCACCGACAAAATGGCCGCCGTCGACGTCCCGCATTTCTGCACGCAGGCCGGGCATGAGTTGCTTTCCGTGACTGAACGCGACGGCGAGACGCGTTACGAGGTCATGCGCGGCGATGCCTACGCCTGCCGCGCCGACGATCAGCGCGCCTGA
- a CDS encoding YqgE/AlgH family protein, whose protein sequence is MTDESDLTGKILIAMPEMGDQRFQRSVVLICAHSEEGAMGIILNQPMRGMVFPKLLEMLGIEDSGGNADLPVRTGGPVEPVRGFVLHPHHEVDPEGSMDVGSGLALTTTRDILVDLAEGRGPAKAILALGYSGWGPGQLDDEIRANGWLIADMDPDYAFGEPDAAWMRALGSLGVDPLSLSGAAGRA, encoded by the coding sequence ATGACCGATGAAAGCGACCTGACCGGCAAGATACTGATTGCCATGCCTGAAATGGGTGATCAGCGTTTCCAACGCTCTGTCGTGCTGATCTGCGCCCATTCGGAAGAAGGGGCGATGGGAATCATTCTGAACCAGCCGATGCGTGGTATGGTATTTCCCAAGCTGCTGGAGATGCTGGGGATTGAGGACAGCGGCGGAAATGCCGACCTGCCCGTTCGTACCGGCGGCCCGGTAGAGCCTGTGCGCGGCTTCGTTCTGCATCCGCACCATGAGGTCGACCCCGAAGGCTCTATGGATGTCGGCAGCGGGCTGGCGCTGACAACCACTCGCGATATCCTGGTTGATCTGGCAGAGGGTCGCGGCCCGGCCAAGGCAATTCTGGCGCTTGGCTATTCCGGTTGGGGACCGGGGCAGTTGGACGATGAAATCCGGGCGAATGGATGGCTGATTGCCGATATGGACCCCGATTATGCCTTCGGTGAGCCCGATGCTGCCTGGATGCGGGCGCTTGGCTCGCTAGGTGTTGATCCGCTGTCGCTATCGGGTGCGGCGGGGCGCGCCTGA
- a CDS encoding aspartate aminotransferase family protein, which yields MSDFPHVLPTYNRAPITFERGEGVWAIAQNGTRYLDLGAGIAVNALGHANPDLVGALIEQAGKIWHVSNLYNIPQQEKLADLLVENTFADTVFFTNSGTEAAELAIKMARKYHDEKGEPERVEILTFEGAFHGRSTGAIAAAGSQKMVKGFGPLMPGFRQLPFGDTEALRTAITNRTCAVMIEPVQGEGGIRPLPDEDLREIRKLCDDTGTLLILDEVQCGMGRTGRLFAHEFAGIAPDIMMVAKGIGGGFPLGAVLATQSAAAGMVAGTHGSTYGGNPLACAVGVRVMEIVAEPDFLAEVTRKGALMRQKLEGLVASHPRVFESVRGQGLMLGLKCKIAPGDLVQAGYSQQLLTVAAADNVVRLLPPLNITDEEIAEAVDRLDKAAGSLNG from the coding sequence ATGTCCGACTTCCCGCATGTTCTGCCGACCTATAACCGTGCGCCCATCACGTTTGAGCGTGGCGAAGGGGTCTGGGCCATTGCCCAGAACGGAACGCGCTATCTGGATCTGGGGGCGGGTATTGCGGTCAATGCGCTCGGCCACGCCAATCCCGATCTGGTCGGCGCACTGATCGAACAGGCGGGCAAGATCTGGCATGTCTCAAACCTCTACAATATCCCGCAGCAGGAAAAGCTGGCCGATCTGCTGGTCGAAAACACCTTCGCGGATACGGTTTTTTTCACCAATTCCGGGACCGAGGCCGCAGAGCTGGCGATCAAGATGGCCCGCAAATACCACGACGAAAAGGGCGAGCCCGAGCGCGTGGAGATCCTGACATTTGAGGGCGCTTTTCACGGCCGCTCCACCGGTGCCATCGCGGCGGCCGGATCCCAAAAGATGGTCAAGGGCTTCGGCCCTCTGATGCCGGGCTTCCGTCAGCTTCCCTTCGGCGACACAGAGGCGTTGCGCACGGCCATTACCAACCGGACCTGCGCCGTGATGATAGAGCCTGTGCAGGGCGAAGGCGGTATCCGGCCCCTGCCTGATGAAGATCTGCGAGAGATCCGAAAGCTCTGTGATGATACCGGCACCCTGCTGATCCTTGACGAGGTTCAGTGCGGTATGGGCCGCACCGGTCGGCTGTTCGCGCATGAATTTGCGGGCATCGCGCCCGATATCATGATGGTCGCCAAGGGCATTGGCGGTGGCTTCCCCTTGGGCGCAGTGCTGGCCACGCAAAGCGCCGCAGCGGGCATGGTCGCGGGCACGCATGGTTCGACCTATGGCGGCAACCCGCTGGCCTGCGCGGTCGGCGTACGCGTAATGGAAATCGTCGCCGAACCTGACTTCCTGGCCGAGGTCACGCGCAAAGGCGCGCTGATGCGCCAGAAGCTGGAGGGTCTGGTCGCCAGTCATCCCCGCGTTTTCGAAAGCGTGCGCGGGCAGGGCCTTATGCTGGGGCTGAAATGCAAGATTGCGCCCGGCGATCTTGTGCAGGCGGGATATAGCCAGCAGCTTCTGACCGTCGCGGCGGCGGATAATGTGGTGCGGCTTCTGCCGCCGCTCAACATCACCGACGAAGAAATCGCCGAAGCAGTTGATCGTCTGGACAAGGCGGCGGGATCGCTGAATGGCTGA